From Bacillus sp. Bos-x628, the proteins below share one genomic window:
- a CDS encoding MFS transporter: MNERIWTRDFIMIVLVNLFTFTSFYALLTLLPIYTMNELNGTESQGGLLVTVFLLSAIVTRPFSGAIIEKFGKKRMAIISSTAFALLTYLYIPTDHFQSLLMLRFVQGIFFSILTTVASAIAADMIPKNKRGEGLGYFVMSMNLAVVIGPFIALNQVGKVGFHSLFLLFSIIVTIGAAFTMMIRQPEPETGGSVIFRFTFSHLFEKGALKTATVGIIISFCYSPIISFISVYANSLHLMDASSYFFIVFAAAMLGSRPFTGKLFDRVGPNIVIYPSIALFAVGLCMLTAIHSATMLLLSGAVIGLGYGSLVPCLQTLAIQHSPAHRTGYATATFFTLYDTGIAAGSFVFGILVSFTDFSNIYLVAGIFVLLSMAVFYWSERKPQEAKAKKVSVSK; this comes from the coding sequence ATGAACGAACGCATTTGGACGAGAGACTTTATCATGATTGTCCTGGTGAATTTATTTACCTTCACCTCTTTTTATGCCCTTTTGACATTGTTGCCCATTTACACAATGAATGAATTAAATGGAACAGAATCACAAGGCGGTCTGCTTGTAACTGTCTTTTTATTATCTGCTATTGTGACAAGGCCATTTTCCGGGGCCATTATTGAGAAATTCGGCAAAAAAAGAATGGCGATTATCTCTTCCACGGCTTTTGCCTTACTAACATATCTTTACATTCCGACTGATCATTTTCAATCGCTTCTTATGCTACGTTTTGTACAGGGGATCTTTTTCAGCATTTTGACCACAGTAGCCAGTGCTATCGCTGCAGATATGATTCCAAAAAATAAACGCGGAGAAGGATTGGGATACTTTGTGATGTCCATGAACTTAGCAGTCGTCATCGGTCCGTTTATCGCACTGAATCAAGTAGGGAAAGTAGGCTTCCATTCATTATTCCTTCTGTTTTCCATCATCGTGACCATCGGAGCAGCTTTTACAATGATGATTAGACAGCCAGAACCTGAAACAGGCGGAAGCGTCATATTCCGATTCACGTTTTCACACCTATTTGAAAAAGGTGCACTAAAAACAGCGACAGTCGGCATTATTATTTCATTCTGTTATTCGCCTATTATTTCATTTATTTCAGTCTATGCAAACTCTCTTCATCTCATGGATGCAAGCAGTTATTTCTTCATTGTGTTTGCAGCAGCTATGCTTGGATCACGCCCATTTACAGGTAAGCTTTTTGACCGAGTAGGACCAAATATTGTGATCTACCCATCTATTGCTCTTTTTGCCGTTGGCTTATGTATGCTGACAGCCATACACTCAGCGACGATGCTTCTTTTATCAGGCGCTGTGATCGGCCTTGGCTATGGCTCTTTAGTTCCATGTCTGCAAACACTTGCGATTCAACACTCTCCAGCCCATCGCACAGGCTATGCAACGGCTACATTCTTTACACTTTATGATACTGGTATTGCTGCTGGCTCATTTGTATTCGGCATCCTTGTCAGCTTTACAGACTTTTCCAACATTTATCTTGTTGCAGGTATCTTTGTATTGCTGAGCATGGCTGTTTTTTATTGGAGTGAACGAAAACCTCAAGAGGCAAAAGCCAAAAAGGTTTCAGTCTCAAAATAG
- a CDS encoding MarR family transcriptional regulator: protein MDTLNRECLHQIHQSARLLSKKANEALAAYDLYMSQWTVLFCLDTFGPKTQKDIWTYLNVEAPTITRTVTRLETNGWVERVQGKDKRENLIVMTDDAKAKFEEIKLTMEQFEEECLSDFTYEEKLLLHTLLHKLSTK, encoded by the coding sequence ATGGATACGTTAAACAGAGAGTGTTTACATCAAATACATCAGAGCGCACGCCTGCTTTCTAAAAAGGCAAACGAAGCGCTCGCTGCTTATGACTTGTACATGTCCCAATGGACTGTGCTTTTTTGTTTGGACACATTTGGCCCTAAAACGCAAAAAGACATTTGGACGTATTTAAATGTCGAAGCTCCTACTATTACCCGAACTGTTACCCGATTAGAAACAAACGGCTGGGTGGAACGTGTACAAGGAAAAGACAAACGAGAAAATCTCATCGTGATGACGGATGATGCGAAGGCAAAATTTGAAGAAATCAAACTTACGATGGAACAATTTGAAGAAGAATGTCTTTCAGACTTTACCTATGAAGAGAAACTGCTTCTCCATACACTTTTACACAAATTATCAACTAAATAG
- the spoIIID gene encoding sporulation transcriptional regulator SpoIIID: protein MHDYIKERTIKIGKYIVETKKTVRVIAKEFGVSKSTVHKDLTERLPEINPDLANEVKEILDYHKSIRHLRGGEATKLKYKKEEILEGEPVKQ from the coding sequence GTGCACGATTACATCAAAGAGCGAACAATCAAGATAGGCAAGTATATCGTGGAGACAAAGAAAACCGTTCGTGTGATTGCGAAAGAATTTGGAGTCTCTAAAAGTACTGTACACAAGGATCTAACAGAAAGGCTGCCAGAAATTAATCCAGATCTGGCTAATGAGGTTAAGGAGATACTGGATTATCATAAATCAATCCGACACCTTCGAGGGGGAGAAGCCACCAAGTTAAAGTATAAAAAAGAAGAAATTTTAGAAGGTGAGCCTGTTAAACAGTAA
- the mbl gene encoding cell shape-determining protein Mbl: MFARDIGIDLGTANVLIHVKGKGIVLNEPSVVALDKNSGKVLAVGEEARRMVGRTPGNIVAIRPLKDGVIADFEVTEAMLKHFINKLNVKGLFSKPRMLICCPTNITSVEQKAIKEAAEKSGGKHVFLEEEPKVAAIGAGMDIFQPSGNMVVDIGGGTTDIAVISMGDIVTASSIKMAGDKFDLEILNYIKKEYKLLIGERTAEDIKIQVATVFPDARHEEISIRGRDMVTGLPRTITVTSKEVEEALRESVSVIVQAAKQVLERTPPELSADIIDRGVIITGGGALLNGLDQLLAEELKVPVFVAENPMDCVAVGTGVMLDNMDKLPKRKLS, from the coding sequence ATGTTTGCTAGGGATATTGGAATTGATCTTGGTACTGCAAATGTACTGATTCATGTCAAGGGAAAAGGAATTGTGTTAAATGAACCATCTGTTGTAGCGCTTGACAAAAACAGCGGGAAAGTACTGGCTGTTGGAGAAGAGGCTAGACGTATGGTTGGACGTACGCCTGGGAATATTGTTGCGATTCGTCCATTAAAAGATGGCGTGATTGCTGATTTTGAAGTAACGGAAGCAATGCTCAAACATTTTATTAACAAATTAAATGTCAAAGGGTTATTCTCTAAGCCGCGTATGCTCATCTGCTGCCCAACAAACATTACATCTGTTGAGCAGAAGGCGATCAAAGAAGCTGCTGAAAAAAGCGGCGGGAAGCATGTATTTCTTGAAGAAGAGCCAAAAGTAGCTGCAATTGGTGCAGGTATGGACATTTTTCAGCCAAGTGGAAACATGGTCGTAGATATTGGAGGCGGAACGACAGATATCGCTGTCATCTCTATGGGTGACATTGTGACCGCCTCTTCTATTAAAATGGCTGGAGACAAATTTGATTTGGAAATTCTCAACTACATTAAAAAAGAGTACAAGCTGTTGATCGGTGAGCGCACAGCAGAGGATATTAAGATCCAAGTTGCAACGGTATTCCCAGACGCACGTCACGAAGAGATCTCTATTCGTGGCAGAGACATGGTGACAGGATTACCTAGAACGATTACCGTTACAAGCAAAGAAGTAGAAGAAGCATTACGTGAATCTGTATCTGTTATTGTTCAGGCAGCTAAGCAAGTTCTTGAGAGAACACCGCCTGAATTATCAGCTGATATTATTGATCGTGGCGTCATCATTACAGGTGGCGGAGCACTTCTAAACGGGCTTGATCAATTGCTTGCAGAAGAACTGAAAGTACCGGTTTTCGTTGCAGAAAACCCAATGGACTGTGTGGCAGTTGGTACAGGTGTGATGCTTGATAATATGGATAAGTTGCCAAAGCGCAAACTCAGTTAA
- a CDS encoding flagellar hook-basal body protein, which produces MLKGLYTATSAMIAQERRTEMLSNNIANANTPGYKADEGAMRAFPEMLLSRMESGRFQTSSGKSFSIPQQTPIGGINTGTYMQELIPQFTQGTLKTTDQTTDVALVENNVPMNPETNKKAALFYAVNTQNGVRYTKSSSFTLNEQKQLNINGRALLSVTGQPITVQSENFKVNADGIVSENGRNLGQIDVRVAMDTRNLAREGNDLYRTANNQPLPSAVNNGQMSYTLSQGVSELSNVDVTKSYTEMTTAYRSFETNQKVVQAYDKSLEKAVNEIGRVY; this is translated from the coding sequence GTGTTAAAAGGACTCTATACAGCAACATCTGCAATGATCGCTCAGGAGCGACGGACAGAAATGCTTTCAAATAATATCGCAAATGCGAATACACCGGGGTATAAAGCGGATGAAGGGGCAATGCGAGCATTTCCAGAAATGCTGCTAAGCCGAATGGAATCTGGACGTTTTCAAACATCTTCAGGCAAAAGCTTTAGTATCCCGCAGCAAACGCCGATTGGTGGAATCAATACAGGGACATATATGCAAGAACTCATCCCGCAATTTACACAAGGGACATTAAAAACGACTGATCAAACAACCGATGTCGCATTAGTAGAAAATAATGTGCCAATGAATCCGGAGACCAACAAAAAAGCGGCTCTGTTTTATGCAGTCAATACACAAAATGGTGTTCGATATACGAAAAGCAGCTCATTCACATTAAATGAACAAAAGCAGCTCAACATTAATGGACGTGCACTTCTTTCAGTGACTGGTCAGCCGATTACTGTTCAAAGTGAGAATTTCAAAGTAAATGCGGATGGAATAGTGAGTGAAAATGGGCGAAATCTCGGACAAATAGATGTACGAGTAGCCATGGATACAAGAAATCTTGCACGTGAAGGAAATGATTTGTACCGCACGGCTAATAACCAGCCTCTTCCAAGTGCAGTAAATAACGGTCAAATGTCCTATACGTTAAGTCAAGGGGTATCAGAGCTGTCGAACGTAGATGTCACCAAATCATATACAGAAATGACAACGGCCTATAGATCGTTTGAGACGAATCAAAAAGTTGTTCAAGCGTATGATAAAAGCTTAGAAAAAGCAGTCAATGAAATTGGAAGAGTTTACTAA
- a CDS encoding flagellar hook-basal body protein, with protein sequence MLRTMINASVSMNEVQKQLDIISNNIANSETTGYRSKNTRFSELVRQQFNQVDEKNEQVTNSRLTPAGLRLGTGTMVNASINSLQGSIKETGRDLDVAFGAPSQYLQVNAGGNIRYTRDGSLYLQPGTNPNQVQLVTSEGYPILDENGKAIVLNANFRDISIDKNGRLTAISRNNQPNQQVNLGVVQVNNSSALISEGDNLFSVDDNYQGALTALNGANRQTIQLQQGALETSNVDMSKELTDLMTTQRSYQMNARTITMGDQMLGLINQMR encoded by the coding sequence ATGCTAAGAACGATGATCAATGCATCAGTGTCAATGAATGAGGTGCAAAAGCAGCTTGATATTATCAGCAATAACATTGCCAACAGTGAAACAACAGGGTATCGTTCGAAAAATACCCGCTTCTCAGAGCTTGTCAGACAGCAATTTAACCAGGTAGATGAAAAGAATGAACAGGTGACAAACAGCCGACTGACACCTGCTGGACTTAGGCTTGGCACAGGAACCATGGTGAATGCCTCAATCAACTCATTACAAGGTTCCATCAAAGAGACAGGGCGAGATCTCGATGTTGCGTTTGGGGCACCATCACAATATTTACAGGTCAATGCAGGCGGTAATATTCGCTATACAAGAGATGGTTCTCTTTATTTGCAGCCTGGTACAAATCCTAATCAGGTCCAGCTAGTCACAAGTGAGGGCTATCCGATTCTTGATGAAAACGGAAAAGCCATTGTCTTGAATGCGAATTTCCGTGATATTTCAATTGATAAGAACGGAAGACTAACCGCCATTTCAAGAAACAATCAACCGAATCAGCAGGTGAATCTTGGTGTTGTTCAAGTGAATAATTCTTCAGCTCTGATCTCTGAAGGAGATAATTTATTCTCAGTAGACGACAACTATCAAGGTGCGTTAACAGCACTAAATGGTGCGAATCGCCAAACCATCCAGCTTCAGCAAGGTGCACTTGAAACCTCGAATGTTGATATGTCTAAAGAATTAACAGACTTAATGACGACACAAAGATCTTATCAGATGAACGCAAGAACCATTACAATGGGCGATCAGATGCTAGGATTGATTAATCAAATGAGATAA
- a CDS encoding tetratricopeptide repeat protein, translating into MLKHRHFSKAEEIKATLSKYKRKLVKKQELYLHYQLMLFRHQLWMNQIEDLEKLKHELLLHKDQMNEELQYYFYFFLGLYESVKSDQNSAIHYIEMAEERLPVLNDELEEAEFHFRTSGIYYNNRYSLLSIRHIQKAMDIFAKYGDIHSIYRCKIVLALNFSDQKKYEEAEAIFIDIIEYVKMINDQELLGIVYYDAGFIKSRQNRHKEALEYFKKALRLPAYRKSTHSYVSCLYETVRSCFKENLTEEGKQYLQKGLNEAIASQFDILRMKFQILSLLYSQTPKADEQIATLVTSLERKEAWIDLEDLLADVSDYYKKKGDFERAAFFIMRG; encoded by the coding sequence ATGCTAAAACATCGACATTTTTCAAAGGCTGAAGAAATCAAAGCCACTTTATCAAAATATAAACGAAAATTAGTAAAGAAACAGGAACTCTATTTACATTATCAACTCATGCTATTCCGTCATCAACTCTGGATGAACCAGATAGAAGACTTAGAGAAACTCAAACATGAGCTGCTGCTTCACAAAGATCAAATGAACGAAGAATTACAATATTACTTTTACTTTTTTCTCGGATTATACGAATCTGTAAAAAGTGATCAAAACAGTGCAATTCATTATATTGAAATGGCAGAAGAGAGACTTCCTGTACTTAACGATGAACTAGAGGAAGCGGAATTCCACTTTCGCACAAGCGGTATTTATTATAACAACCGCTATTCATTGTTATCGATTCGTCATATTCAAAAAGCAATGGACATCTTTGCCAAATACGGGGATATCCATAGTATCTATCGATGTAAAATTGTGCTCGCACTTAATTTTAGTGACCAGAAAAAATATGAAGAAGCGGAAGCGATTTTTATTGATATTATCGAATACGTCAAGATGATCAATGACCAAGAACTGCTTGGCATCGTTTATTATGACGCTGGTTTTATTAAATCAAGACAAAACCGGCATAAGGAAGCACTTGAATACTTTAAAAAGGCGCTTCGCCTCCCAGCATACCGGAAATCAACTCATTCATATGTATCGTGCTTATATGAAACTGTGCGATCCTGTTTTAAAGAAAATTTAACAGAGGAAGGAAAGCAGTATCTCCAAAAGGGGCTAAACGAAGCGATTGCCTCTCAGTTTGATATATTAAGAATGAAGTTCCAAATTTTATCTCTTCTCTACAGCCAAACACCAAAGGCAGACGAACAAATTGCAACGCTCGTCACAAGCCTTGAAAGAAAAGAAGCCTGGATTGATCTTGAGGATTTGCTTGCAGACGTCTCAGATTATTATAAAAAAAAGGGCGACTTTGAGCGAGCCGCCTTTTTTATCATGAGAGGCTGA
- the fabZ gene encoding 3-hydroxyacyl-ACP dehydratase FabZ: MLDAQQIKEIIPHRYPFLLVDRILEVEDEKRAVGLKNVTANEEFFNGHFPGYPVMPGVLIVEALAQVGAVIMLSKEENKGKIGLFAGIDGCRFKRQVKPGDQLRLEVEITRLRGPIGKGKAVATVDGEIACEAELTFSIGPKV; the protein is encoded by the coding sequence ATGCTTGATGCTCAGCAAATTAAAGAAATTATTCCACACCGTTATCCATTCTTATTGGTCGACCGTATTTTAGAGGTTGAAGATGAGAAAAGAGCGGTTGGTCTTAAAAATGTAACAGCAAATGAAGAGTTTTTTAATGGTCATTTCCCAGGATATCCTGTCATGCCGGGCGTGTTGATTGTTGAAGCACTGGCACAGGTTGGTGCGGTCATTATGCTAAGCAAAGAAGAAAACAAGGGGAAAATTGGTTTGTTTGCTGGTATTGACGGCTGCCGATTCAAAAGACAGGTCAAGCCTGGCGACCAGCTTCGCTTAGAGGTCGAAATCACGCGACTCCGCGGTCCTATTGGAAAAGGAAAAGCAGTAGCGACAGTCGATGGTGAGATCGCTTGTGAAGCGGAACTCACATTTTCTATCGGTCCTAAAGTATAG
- the mscL gene encoding large conductance mechanosensitive channel protein MscL — protein MLKEFREFAVKGNVFDLAVGVIIGGAFGKIVTSLVNDLIMPFVGIIIGGHDFSRLSIKVGSAQILYGNFIQTVVDFLIISFSIFIFIRYLHKFKRKKVQEEEIVETLDQTEILLTEIRDLLKNQSQSKDTQ, from the coding sequence ATGCTGAAAGAATTTAGAGAGTTTGCAGTCAAGGGGAACGTCTTTGACTTGGCTGTAGGTGTCATCATTGGGGGAGCATTTGGCAAAATTGTCACTTCTCTTGTGAATGATCTGATCATGCCGTTTGTCGGCATAATCATTGGAGGACATGATTTTAGTCGTTTATCAATCAAGGTCGGTTCTGCTCAAATTTTGTATGGTAACTTTATTCAAACAGTGGTTGATTTCCTCATTATCTCGTTTTCCATTTTTATCTTTATTCGTTATCTACATAAATTCAAACGGAAAAAGGTACAGGAAGAAGAGATAGTGGAAACACTAGATCAAACAGAAATTCTGTTAACTGAAATTAGAGATTTATTGAAAAATCAGAGCCAATCAAAAGATACGCAATAG
- a CDS encoding YwpF-like family protein: MKTFRLIDLKIELDPKQDKMSSIPLSDGLIINKEDGENHWMIEALIPKKHRQVFEVLFQQHTEVKILVTITKENNRPVHLSVKVKNIVALEEHISVLLDGKMITNRYRTETEEVLKDLVKEGLSGEKLLDAFKQNT, from the coding sequence TTGAAAACCTTTAGGCTCATTGACTTAAAAATCGAACTTGATCCAAAGCAGGATAAAATGTCCAGTATCCCCCTTAGCGACGGTTTAATCATTAATAAAGAAGACGGTGAAAATCACTGGATGATCGAGGCACTCATCCCCAAAAAACATAGACAGGTGTTTGAAGTGCTCTTTCAACAGCACACAGAAGTGAAGATTCTCGTGACGATTACAAAAGAAAATAACCGACCTGTTCACCTATCTGTCAAAGTCAAAAACATCGTTGCATTGGAAGAACACATTTCGGTCTTACTCGACGGTAAAATGATTACAAATCGTTACAGAACAGAAACCGAAGAAGTATTAAAAGACCTCGTCAAAGAGGGGCTCTCAGGAGAAAAACTGCTGGATGCTTTTAAACAAAACACGTAA
- a CDS encoding Cof-type HAD-IIB family hydrolase yields the protein MQLIATDLDGTLLNSEHKVSPENEQALKEAVASGIEVVVSTGRAYFDVKSIFDQLGMNTWVISANGAVIHDPSGQVYYSASLQEEKAKQILSWLEERDYYYEVFTNEAIFTPNHGRELLAIEMDRLKSENPKTDMTVLKQAAEVQYSQSGFAYIDTYEELFREGQELLFYNILGFSFLQDRLKAGWETFRQDPNVTLVSSADYNFEIGSKDASKGQALTRLADRLGIPLSNTAAIGDSLNDRSMLQVAGVGVAMGNARKDIKEMADQMTLTNDENGVAHMIRQLLNID from the coding sequence ATTCAGTTAATCGCGACGGATTTAGACGGAACTTTATTGAATAGTGAACACAAAGTGAGTCCAGAAAACGAACAGGCATTAAAGGAAGCAGTAGCGAGCGGAATTGAAGTTGTGGTATCAACAGGAAGAGCGTATTTTGATGTGAAGTCCATCTTTGATCAGCTTGGTATGAATACATGGGTCATTAGTGCGAATGGAGCCGTTATTCATGATCCATCAGGACAAGTGTATTATTCAGCCTCTTTACAAGAAGAGAAAGCCAAACAGATTTTATCATGGCTTGAGGAACGTGACTATTACTATGAAGTATTTACGAACGAGGCGATTTTCACACCGAATCATGGCAGAGAGTTGCTTGCAATAGAAATGGACCGCTTAAAAAGTGAAAATCCCAAAACAGATATGACGGTCTTAAAACAAGCAGCAGAAGTGCAATACAGCCAGTCAGGTTTTGCTTATATTGATACATATGAAGAATTGTTTCGTGAGGGTCAGGAGCTTTTATTTTATAACATCCTAGGTTTCTCCTTCCTTCAAGACCGACTGAAGGCCGGATGGGAGACGTTTAGACAAGATCCAAATGTAACGCTGGTCAGTTCAGCAGATTATAACTTTGAGATTGGTTCAAAGGATGCGTCCAAAGGGCAGGCATTGACAAGGTTAGCAGATCGACTAGGCATTCCTTTAAGCAATACAGCAGCTATAGGTGATAGTTTAAATGACCGTTCGATGCTTCAAGTAGCTGGTGTAGGTGTCGCCATGGGGAATGCGAGGAAAGATATCAAAGAAATGGCTGATCAGATGACTTTAACAAATGATGAGAATGGCGTTGCTCATATGATTCGTCAACTTTTAAATATAGACTGA
- a CDS encoding DEAD/DEAH box helicase, translating into MTRHKQIVIHAEQTEDFSFTISAQTEDGHPVPLNEMKRQLFQWHESSFYGTFLEDVSFIGTPAFLLSPWMTVELLGKNSFNTFSHVTLTDETEPLMKTASTIYEFIEDEDFVPDYQAWTEGVLRFKDKEGLLDGYTADWFSYAVQDYIQYDDALQHKWNRMTAQSPALSSFQGHFLDEQDFLETIGWIEDETPFTVGLRLNEPEYDGDDWKIEMFLRDKKKNDLHFFEGSSSLKRSWRPYQDKITRELERFSQIVPWLSFTSGTTLMTEEEAWLFLSEASETLVNMGIEILLPSWWQIVKESTMMLKARISSTPRGDSHVGMDALMDFNWRFATNGIELTEDEFNELVQSKRRLVNIRGQWIKIDPTFIQQMKKWMERAENEGLHMSDILARELADQEASAAAMPELLDSSAFAHIQFELSSQLRRLVHQLNDTHELPSYEMSEAFKGTLRPYQQQGVNWLLFLRSHGFGACLADDMGLGKTIQMIAYFTYLKEHQQNAYPSLIIAPTSVLGNWQRELETFAPDLRVALHYGPSRPQGEKFTKAYASTDIVLTSYGLSHSDRDELASAQWSTICLDEAQNIKNAHTKQSRAIRQLKGQHHIALSGTPMENRLTELWSIFDFINKGYLGSLTSFHKKFVLPIEKDREEKRIEQLQQLIKPFLLRRTKQDEEVALNLPEKLEEKEFIPLSAEQASLYEQLVKDTFEHMASLTGMQRKAIILSMLGRLKQICDHPALYLKENGTDVKLLQRSLKMDKLAELLKAIHEQEESCLIFTQYIEMGNMIRRLAEKMFGEPVQFLNGSLSKHDRDRMVERFQKKEFKILILSLKAGGTGLNLTAANHVIHYDRWWNPAVENQATDRAYRIGQKRFVHVHKMITTGTIEEKIDQMLETKQTLNDQIIQSESWITELSTNELEDLFTLSTSAQSS; encoded by the coding sequence ATACCTTTAGTCATGTGACGTTAACAGATGAAACCGAGCCGCTTATGAAAACAGCCTCTACCATTTATGAATTCATTGAGGATGAAGATTTTGTTCCTGATTATCAAGCATGGACAGAAGGTGTACTTCGATTTAAAGATAAAGAAGGCTTATTAGATGGATATACAGCCGATTGGTTCTCCTATGCTGTACAGGACTACATTCAATATGATGATGCCTTGCAGCATAAATGGAACCGAATGACTGCACAATCACCTGCCCTTTCATCCTTCCAAGGACATTTTTTAGATGAGCAGGACTTCTTGGAGACGATTGGCTGGATCGAGGATGAGACACCTTTCACTGTCGGTCTGCGCTTAAATGAGCCAGAATATGACGGTGATGATTGGAAAATTGAAATGTTTTTGCGCGATAAAAAGAAGAACGATCTTCACTTTTTTGAAGGCTCAAGTTCTTTAAAGAGATCATGGCGTCCCTATCAAGATAAAATCACGAGAGAGCTTGAACGGTTCAGTCAAATTGTGCCTTGGCTTTCCTTTACATCTGGCACAACACTGATGACAGAAGAAGAAGCGTGGCTCTTCTTATCTGAAGCAAGCGAAACACTAGTGAATATGGGAATTGAGATCCTGCTTCCGTCATGGTGGCAAATCGTGAAGGAAAGTACGATGATGCTAAAAGCAAGAATTTCCTCTACACCAAGAGGCGATTCGCACGTCGGAATGGATGCCTTAATGGATTTCAATTGGCGTTTTGCTACAAATGGTATTGAGCTCACTGAAGATGAATTCAACGAGCTTGTACAAAGTAAACGCCGCCTCGTCAACATTCGGGGACAATGGATTAAAATCGATCCGACTTTCATCCAGCAAATGAAAAAATGGATGGAACGTGCCGAAAACGAAGGTCTGCATATGTCCGACATATTGGCACGTGAGCTGGCAGATCAAGAGGCATCAGCAGCAGCAATGCCAGAGCTTTTGGACAGCTCGGCATTTGCCCATATCCAATTTGAACTTTCTTCTCAATTAAGAAGACTTGTCCATCAGTTAAATGATACACACGAGCTACCTTCCTACGAAATGAGCGAGGCATTTAAAGGCACACTGCGTCCGTATCAGCAGCAAGGCGTGAATTGGCTTTTATTTTTAAGATCTCATGGATTCGGGGCATGTTTAGCAGATGATATGGGACTTGGTAAAACCATTCAAATGATTGCTTATTTCACCTATTTGAAAGAACATCAGCAAAATGCCTACCCATCTCTCATCATTGCACCTACATCTGTCTTAGGAAACTGGCAAAGAGAGCTTGAAACGTTTGCACCGGATTTACGTGTAGCATTGCATTATGGCCCATCACGACCACAAGGTGAGAAATTTACAAAGGCATATGCGTCAACAGATATTGTACTGACATCCTACGGACTGTCACACTCTGACCGTGATGAACTGGCTTCTGCTCAGTGGAGTACTATTTGTTTAGACGAAGCGCAAAATATCAAGAATGCACATACAAAACAATCCAGAGCCATTAGACAATTAAAAGGACAACACCACATTGCACTCAGCGGTACACCGATGGAGAACCGATTGACGGAGCTTTGGTCCATTTTTGACTTCATCAACAAAGGCTACCTTGGCAGCCTGACAAGTTTCCATAAAAAGTTCGTCCTTCCGATTGAAAAGGATCGTGAAGAAAAAAGAATTGAACAGCTACAACAACTGATTAAGCCATTCTTATTAAGACGGACAAAACAAGATGAAGAGGTAGCCCTCAATCTACCTGAGAAACTAGAAGAAAAAGAATTCATCCCGTTATCTGCTGAACAGGCTTCTTTATATGAACAATTGGTAAAAGATACATTTGAACATATGGCATCCCTGACAGGCATGCAGCGTAAAGCAATCATTCTCAGTATGCTTGGCAGATTAAAGCAAATTTGTGACCATCCTGCCCTTTATTTAAAGGAAAATGGAACAGATGTAAAGCTGCTCCAACGTTCATTAAAAATGGATAAATTAGCGGAGCTGTTAAAAGCAATACATGAACAGGAAGAAAGCTGTCTTATCTTCACACAATATATAGAAATGGGCAACATGATCAGACGGCTAGCTGAAAAAATGTTTGGAGAGCCTGTTCAATTTTTAAACGGAAGCTTATCAAAACATGACCGGGATCGAATGGTGGAACGCTTCCAAAAGAAAGAATTTAAAATCTTAATTCTTTCCTTAAAAGCAGGAGGAACCGGACTTAACTTAACCGCTGCTAACCATGTCATTCATTACGACAGATGGTGGAACCCTGCTGTGGAAAATCAGGCGACAGACCGAGCCTATCGTATTGGACAAAAACGATTTGTTCATGTCCATAAGATGATCACAACTGGCACCATTGAGGAAAAAATAGATCAAATGCTCGAAACAAAACAAACTTTAAATGACCAAATTATCCAAAGCGAAAGCTGGATTACAGAGCTATCGACGAATGAACTAGAAGATTTATTCACATTAAGTACTTCAGCACAATCATCCTAA